One Cardiocondyla obscurior isolate alpha-2009 linkage group LG02, Cobs3.1, whole genome shotgun sequence genomic window, GACAGTGGTAGTATAATGTGCATAATCAAGGAATATGAAAAAAGATAGTCTTGAAATTTGCTAAGTAGTTCcctgaacaatttttttttttctatattctataacatttttaagaaatatatattcttcttttaatattttatttacttatttttcaataaattcatatataaaatgaaatatgtctatatttttttttttatatttattactactTGTGCagatattaattgttatttagcTCGTATCATTGCCTTTGGTTATGATCGGTTTTTTCTGGAGCGATCAAGATGCCGGCTCGGATATAGAATATTTGACGCACTTTACGGGTCCGAGTCTCGCAATCACGAAAAGTTTGTGTCTTTTTGTAAATCAAGAGAAACTGGGGATGAATATTAATGCTGCTATCGATGATTGGATATCTGTTGAAGATAATGAAAAAGCTAAAAGAATTATGAAGAAATATGCAACCAGAGCAAGAATACTCActtttacgttattatattCGGTATTTGGGTGTTTTTTCGCTTATATATCAGtgattttattcataaatgtAAAGCAGATATTCTTCACGGATAAAAATTTAGCAGATGGTAAAATTTGTGCTTGTCGTGCTGTTATTTTTGTCaactaaatttaataatctacACTCTCTAATGtatctttcaaaattatgTACTAAATTATTGTAACACTGTGCAGGTAATGTAACACAATGGATGTTTATATTTCCAATTGGCTCGTTGAGCAACTTGATCAACCGTAAACAATATACGATGATCATGACATTCCAAGCTGTTGAAGTATTTATACAGTCACTTATATTATGTGTTTCGGACTGCCTCTTCTTCAGTGTCACCATGCATCTTAGTGGCCAAATCAATGTGCTTAAAAATAAGATCGCAGTTTTCGCACACAAACCGGACACCGAAACAAATTATCAAAAGAAGTTCGTCGAGCTTCTTAACAGGCACAGCGAACTAACGAAACTGTATCACAATTTAGAAGATAgctttaacatttatatattaatcgaGCTTGTGATGAACACAATTATGCTTGCATTTATAGGTAATATATACGTACACAAATATGTCGATGATTAAATAGGTTTGTGCacctttttaaattaaattactcaATTTTAGGATTACGCATAAACATatgcttaaataaaaaatattacgctgAAGCGATCAAAAGTACTTGTATCGCCAactacatattaattaattcgttaatatttacatatgGTGGTGAATTCCTACAGCAGGACAGTGAAGATATATTCCATGCGTTGTACGCAGCTTCCTGGTATACACTTCCTTTAGCGTTGATGAAAGACATACAGTTCACGATGATGAAGTCGAACATTCCGTTTCGATTAACCGggggaaaatttttcttcgttaatCGTGAAACAATGATGAATATTCTCAAGACAGCAGCCTCTTACGTTTCAGTTTTGCGAATAGCAATAGAGAAATACGATGATCAGTAACGTtcacgtatgtacatacacgtGCTACGAATATACGTACGCATAGCGAAGTTTAAAAAtttccaaatattttattgtaaaaattgataatgtaATATGTGttaatatgattaattaaaaagtattttgagCCATGCATTTTAACTTACGgcaaagagataaaaatattcgaacGGATGAAAATAAACGTGGAAGTCCCATACCGTTTTacaatatttgttataataatcgaaatattaattgttaatgtCGACAAATAAGAGCACGTCGAGGCATGAATTCGAGGCAGTCAAGGTACAAAACGGCTTGTGTAAAGAACAAGGGATTTAAAGAACAAGGAAACAAGGGATTCGAAGGAAAAGATAGTCACTCACGGTTCTATATCGCTAATTTACATTTCGCTGCGAAATTTCAAAGTTTACGGCGGTGGTTGCTACATACTCGCACGTTCGCAGTCGCtcaattttcataattaatatttcgattatTATCACGAACATTGAAAAACGGAATGACGTAtgtggaaaatttttttgtttaaatcatTACGTGAAAAATGTTATGTTTAAATGCCACATGTTCTTCACAATCccttttatcatattttatctTCGTGCATAGCATTTTTCTATCTTATGTGTCTTATTTATACCTTCttacgtggaaaaaaaatatatataaattatttcttcagaAAATTCTAGGGTGACAATTTAAGGAGATATTTCTGGTTGCACccttagatattttatttatcaactTATATACCTGATGTGACTGCgaatctattattttaaagacgAAATAAGTATCGTCGAAGACAATGTCCCGTTGTGCACAaccatattatttttacaaatacatatataaacgCAAGGTATActtgcgttatttttttaaaggaaacGATGGCAGCTGAGGGtatgaataataaatctgAATGAAATCCAGGAAAGTTAGTTTCACGAGGGGTCGTCGCAGCGAAACAAATACAGGCTGTATTTGTCGAGTATTATATGATACAGTTACTGTAGCGATACGTAGAGCTAggattattttacttttaaaaagaatttgcaAAGAAATACCTTACACTGTAATAATTTCAACAACTATCGAATAAACCGAATCGGAAGAGAAGTTGTTATAATCTGAAGTTTTTAAAGTGAGCACAAAAATGAGATTAGCCGAATGGAATGCCGAAACTTCGTACGTTTTAACGGTTTATAAATATCTTCTTGGAGCACTTGGACTCTGGGTactaaatgaaaaaaatttattttcaagaattCGATGGCTTACGTCCACTGTGATAGAAGTAAGTTAACGtttgcatattatttaaatataatttacgtctaattaatttttatttcttctcccgtgcgtgtaaatttttatatgtgtgCACGTGCCACGTACAAAATACGatttgataaaaatgaaacattCATGCGTTATCTATCTTTGTCttatattcttaattaaaatattttttgccgATTAGTTGACTACAATAATCAGCTTATCCTTGGAAGTTATTCATCACTGTCGTGGTCCCGAGGACACTTTGGAGGCTTTTCGGTCGGCGTCCGCATCAGTAACTAGCATATCCAAATTACTTTTGCATCGCATAAATTggagatataaattaattttagtggaaACTATTATTAATGACTGGACTTACGTGAAAAGCTCTTATTCACGTGATATTATGTTGAGATACGCACGCGTGGGTAGACTGGGCTCCtctgtatttttttacttagGAGGTGCTTCCTGCGTGTTTCTCTTCTCGCCTGTTATGTACGCCAAAGTTCATTCGCTCTGGGCATCTAAAGAACCGTCTTACAACGAAACGAGCGAGAGAAGATTGTTTTTAGCGGCTTATTGCGTCTTCGGAAATTATACATCTTTTGGTTATGACTTTATTCAAATCTTGCAGATATTTCAAATCTTGGTCAACGCTTTTTCGCATTGTGGAAACGATGGATTCTTCTTCGACGTGACGATGCACGTGTGCGGACAATTTAAAGTTCTCAGAGTGgatttttctcaaataaaagataaagagcTGCTTAGCAAGGAAAGACTTGGTATCTTTTTGAAGAGGCACCATCGCCTTATATATTTAGCGCATAATTTACAAACAGCGTTCAGTCTTGTTATCTTGTCGCAACTTTTAATGAGTGTCATGTTATTATGCGTTGAAGGTATCTTCTTACTTTAAATAATGCGtaatcttatttatatatatttttttttataaaagtttcgaaacagaattatattataactgCATTCCTtaccaataatttttattaaaatctcgtatattatatttaaaagataaaaatataaagcaagtgctttttttacagaagggttttttttttaacttaccaataataatgttcaatGTCGTATGATTTTAGGCTTTCAATTAATCCTCACACTTTCGATGCATAACAATTATGCTGCCACGCAGCATCTTCTTTTCATCTTCGTTCTGCTGGTGCAACTTTTTCTCTATTGCTTCGCCGGGCAAACACTGGAATTTCAATCCCAAGAATTAGTTTTTGACATATACAACTTACCGTGGTACAATTTTGACGTGAGCGTCATGAAAAGTTTGCCATTGATGATTCTTCGGGCGACTCATCCTCATCGTCTAACTGCAGGAAAATTTTTACCAATAAACTTCGTGtgctttaaagaaattttgaaagcTTCCGCCTCATATTTATCCGTATTACGAGTAATGCTAAAAACGTGATCGGAAAGTTATTCGGGAAagatagtattttttttttttaatatcgcataatgttattttaattatacatcaattattatttgaaagtATAAGTTCTTGATAagccaaaattattttaatatattttctaataataattattattatcgagaATAATCACAGCaaccaaataattaatattatatttcaaactAATTCTGTAATAAAgaacgttattattataacttgtaagcattgataaaatattaaaaaattgaatattaaaaaaagactttATATTGTACAGTacacgaatttaattatatttatcatacgtgttattcattaataaggtaattttttttacataataagcAACCATATTTTATAAccagttaaaaaaatgtaattaagaataaaacttaaaaaaaaatatatataaatttaaaatgttaaattttgtttcttacTCTTTGTCACTGCCACAGATCGTTGCATTTCAAACAGAGTTGTAAGTCCAATATGTTACGTCGTTCTTTCGATCGTGATGGTTTACACGTATCGATGCCACTGGCAAAGTTATCATAAACATCGAAAATTGTGCACGATATGAAAACATGCACGTTACTAAAATGTACAGGTACGTTACAAAATGCATAAtcacataaaattatagtGCTACTTATCTTACCACCATAAACACCGATCGATGTATAAGTCATACCTCCACCTGTAGTAAGAtgttacctttttttttcttttttcgaagCTATACACTGCATGAATTGAACAACATTCTTTGCATGACATTaccacaattttttttttcttttttgagaTCAAAACTGATATGCCGCCAAGCATTAAGTCAAATTGGAACAGTGGCATGGACTATGGTTTCTCAGTGATAAGGAAAATGATGTGGCTAGTCGGTGTATGGCCTTTGCAGCACGACGATATGGTTTGCACATATCGCTGGATTATCATATTCATTATCGAGGTAAGACAACATGTCATGAGATATATAATtgcttactttttttttaaatgtggATTTTGAAAATGGTTGAACATCTGCTATCATATAGTCTCTCACAGTGATTACCCTGATATTAGAACCTTTACAAAACTGTGGCGATACCAAAGATCTTTTGGAAGTTTTCCTAATAATAGAGACTGGCTTCCATTCGTGGATGAATGTTGTTTTCGCGCGTATTTATATGAAGAAGCTTGCAGTCAACGTGAATTCCGCAATTGACGACTGGTCGTCCTCATTAACGCAAAAGAACTCTTATAAATTGATGACGAGATACGCACGATTAGGTCGAATAATTACTGTATCACAATTAATGTGTGGGCTTATAGCTGCTATTGTATACAATATTACTATTGTTGTTACAAATAAACCGcaggtaatattttatttattaacagaTGTTGtcactttaattatattttgagttatacagggtgtctcagcccatgtgtaaaatcctatacagataggtaggtcttaaggagataaataaaaaagttctttaacgttttgaaaaattttcaatacttattgaaaaaaaaattaatttgtctagcgcaagaggacaaggaagctataggtgagtgagcgcgataggcgacggcgccaatcgcctgtcgcactcacttgcccgcagcttccttgtcgctcttgcgctagacaaattaatttttttctcaataacaattgagaattttacaaaatgttaaataacttttttatttatctccctaagacctacctatctgtataggattttacacatgggctgagacaccctgtatatggtcgcaataattagaaaaaaaattcgtaaaaattgGTATGTACTTGAGAATATTATAAtcggaataaataattaaaaaaaaattaattttaatatattatatacaattgtaaaatgtataaatcatctcgagatattttaatagattGTAATTATTGGTAAcgaaacaataaatttatggACTTTCGTCATTCCGTCTACATGTCTGTATCGAGGAATTTCATATTCTACACACAAAGCTCTTCTTCTTATGCAAATAGTACAATCGTTTATACTATTCGTAGCGGAATGTGCAAGCGACAGTTTCTTCTTTGCCATTACTATGCACCTATCTGGACAATTAGAGCTCCTGAGAATTCGTTTTGTTGAACTAATTGCTAAATCcggcataaataattatcgccgTATTTTAAGTACTTGGATTAGAAGACATTACAAACTAACGATGCTAGctaaaaatattgaagatacctttaatgttattattttaattcgtttgtTAATAACCACCATTGTCATTGCAGTCTCAGGTATTTATACGTCACAAGCGCCAAATTCttgttatcttttttcttgttattaaccgtcaataaaaataattatataatagaaATTTGTTAAAGTCGTATAATGTCAAAATAATTCCAGTTAcatctgaaagaaaaaataaaattaaaaagaaggtagaaaaatgtttttttttcaggattaCGTATGCTGGTGTCCGCTAAGCATCAGAATTTTGTTGATGTGGTAAAAAGCATGATCTTCGTCCAGTTCTTTATCGTACAATCCTTCTTGTTCACGCATGCTGGCGAAACTTTGCGAGAACAAAGTGAATCGATTGTTTCGACAATATATGGCACAAAGTGGCATAAATTACCGCCCGTCATCGTAAAGgatttaatattcattatgATGAGATCGAAGATTCCTCTTCAAATCACTgctggaaaatttttttatgtcactCGAAGCACTACGACAGATATTCTGAAAACTGCTTTAACGTACATATCGTTTTTGCAGGTAACAATGGACGAATAACCCAatcattatataataaaattgtttactGCGTTATATGACATGTAGATAATAACGTGTAGATAAATGAAacagaatatatttatacatatatttcagtACGTTTATGCTTTTtgatcatatttttattatatgtatatttacttACGTTACCGAATTGCAAAACAGTTGGTCTCACGAACTTATACCGATGTGTcagcattattaaatattgtaacaatCGAACGTATGCAAATCACTTTGTCTTTGACAGTAAAAAGTGTAAAATACGTCCAGCGtatcattttttatcaattcaataCGAAACGTTACGTCTTTCCACTGAGAACGAAAATATATGTACTATGCGAGCTTTGCATGGCGAGTTAAACTTTCTGGCGATCTGTCCCTCTTTACCTATAGACACGCATTACTTCAGAAGTATTAAATAACATGCAATGCAACATTTCTtagaaaattgataaattgtaTAGTCCACAAATTCTGCTTAccgatattttttatgtatgctAGACCGTTCAGGAAATATAAGGATATTGCGAGGGAATAATACTGCTCGACGATCGAGTAATTTGCCATTGATCAAAATTTGCTCTGCAACATTTTTAAAGATGCATATACTATGATGCGCCTGAGTAATTCAATGCTACGCTCTCCCGATCAATAGTTACATGATAAGAGAAAGCTAGGATGGACAgagaaaatatgtttatacACCCGAGCGCCGTGGTGTTGTCAGCGTGGAAAATCGATTAATGGAagtattaatgtttaatagcAACACCGTGCGCTAATAAAGAATGTTCATCTGCGTAATCAGTTTGGAATCGCCTCAGAAATGGTACACTGGAACAAGGATGCTATTTACGCATTGTCGAGTTACAAGATTCTGGCATGGCCGGTGGGAGTCTGGCCAAttgaaaatgatattttttattcgaagtTACGTTACTTCTTTGTGATGGTAAGCGAGgtaagaaagataaaaaattttttttaacttacgcACAGGCACACatatttatctattaataattcttacgtAAGAATTAAACTTTTGTGCAAGCGCaaagactacaaaaaaaaaagaaaaaaaaaaagaaagtataaaaaaattattttactaaatcTACATCtatgaaaaaaagatttaagcTCTAAAATAATAGATTAGTATAATCTATCGTCTTAGATTTTGCTGACGGTAACACTCTTGATGGATGTATACCTCTCATGTGAAAATTCCTCCGTGGACCCGATTGATACCTACGCGGTGACATCGAGCGCTGTTCTGGTAATTTTCAAACTCACCCTGTTGCAGATACAACGATCTACGCTGTCGAATAGTTTATACTCCGCCATTCAGGACTGGTCTAGCATCCAAGATAcgaaatcgcgcgaaattATGATCCAGCACGCGCGCACGGGACGAATGATTTCattgttcttattttattcTGGATTTATCGCTCTTACATTTTACATACTGAGACTTTTACCTGTTTTAAATTCCACTTTCGAGGAAAGAGCATTCGTACTTCCGATGTCGTGTCTCTTTAAGTCCGTCTCCAATCTCGAGTATGTTCTCATTACGTCCTACCAAGTGATTCAATTGTTCATGACATATGCTGGGAACTGTTGCACGGAGGGTATATTCGTCGGTGTCACGATGCACCTGTGCGGacaattcaaaatattaatgattgATTTCCAGCGGATCGATCGTTACAAACGCAAACACGAAAAAGGTAACATCGTTGAAGAACTTGTTGTTAGACATcgaaaattgttaaaacttACGAATAACATCGAGGACAcctacaatataattattttaatccagATCTTTAGTAGCGCAATTTTGATATGCATAACAGGTAAGTCCGTAAAAAttcacgtataaaaaaatttatgacattcgaacgaaatattaatatgtatttaattattcatgtaacgttacatttattacttaaatattattgaaaaaattaaatttaatacaatgcattaaaatattcttataattgctaataaaaaaataagagaaaaaatttcatttgtggaaattacaatataataaaatatttttattttgaagcCTGTTAATGAAACAGAGTACCAATTACGTggatgtttatttaattattttaaaataattatagtttaaaaaagattaattagaaagttacatatataatattaatttaaggcTTCGGACTTATTGTATCCTGGCACATTCATGACATAGTTATGACTATGAAGAGCATTGTAATAATGATCGTTATGTTGATGCAATGTTTCTTGTACACATACGCGGGTGATAATTTGAGAGATCGAAGTGAGGCTTTGTCATTTGCACTATACAACTGTGATTGGTGCAGTCTGCCTCCTAATGATATAAGAGACCTGGCatttattatgataaaaacaaatataccCATCCGTCTAACAGCTGGAAAGTTTTTCTACGTTACACGCGCTACTTTTATGGATATTTTGAAGACCGCTGTATCTTATTTATCTGCCTTACGTGTCATGattgaaaaagattaaataaccacaaataaatatttttttcttataatatattacacactgtttaaaaaaaaagcatttctATAGTGGtgcgaaatttatattaaaaaattaatttttataagaatattacatgcaaataaaacattaaaaaaaatgtattttaaactacgtaagaaagaaataaaaaaaatattgtttaataaaagaagctgtaagaagaaaaaaaaattgtttgtaaaaattaataaatatctgcCTAAAACGTTCACATCGTTAACAGTTACTTTAAACTTTTCTTTACAATACTAAAAACCTACTTTATAGCACAGAATTCTCTAGCCAGCTTTCTAActttgatataataaaaaatataatgttatgTTGTCGAAACGAATAGTACGATAGTATGAATGGAACATAAAGTTTTCTTATCGTCCGAGAATCTATGTACGACGACGCGAAACGATTAAACGAGCGGTAGCTTAGACCATACAGCTTTATAAATGTTTAGTGAAGGACAATTTTACGTAACAATACATCTTTTCATATTTCACAATAATGCGTTAAAGAACGTATAGGAATATAGACTTCGAggatgaataaaaaatgagcTAGAAAATAGATGTGTTGTATCAAGCAGCATCATATTATTGGTTATTGACAACAGTTACAGTCATTACCTCAACCCGATGGCAAGTGAACGATGGAAAGATGATGTCGCGTACGCGATAACCCCTTTTAAATTGATGTCGTGGTCCATTGGCGTGTGGCCACTCGAAGCACGTAACATTTATTCGCTAGTACGATTTGTCTTGGGCATATGCAGCTCGGTATGCGTCTTTTAAGTTTTAGCTACAATAAATCGGTTACGCACGATCAACGTGAACTGTTACGTATTTGAGATAATATTGAATCATGTCAACAGATCTTTATGTTCATCGTACCTTCTGTCGAGCTTTACTTAGGTTGCACCGACGCGGAGACAAACGTAGATTGCCTCATGTTAATCTGTTGCGGAATACTTGGCCTGATGAAAACAATATGGTTTCGTCTTTACACAAGGAATTTGGCTAACAATTATAGCTCCGTCATAAGGGATTATCTGACGGTCGAAGACACAAAGGAGCGTGCCATCATGCGGAAGCATGCTTTTATGGGAAGAACTTTTTGTTGCTTTATGGTGTGCTTTTCTTACTTCAGTTGTGTATTGTATGGGCTAATAGCTATGCTCAGTGGAAATAAGAATGTTAATATGACAAATGAAGATGCTATTTTCGAGTATCCCGTTCCATCAAAGTGCATTATGAAGAATTTAAACGTTCCAGCGAGCACGCATAAAATCTTCTGCATTATCGATACTGTTGCAATGGTGCTCGCGAGTACTGCTAATCATGGTATTATTAGTTTATTTCTtcacgtcttttttttttctttccccttttcttttttacgtatCACTTTTAAAAccaagtaattttattttaaaatatgtatattccctaaataaatttttattatttttattaatacgaatcatcggttaattattttttttttcttattttaattatagacaACATTGTTGGAGTGTGAAAGTTCTGTTTTGTttgtgttaaataaatataaaaataatattaaattatttgttactaatatatataattatataaagtgTTCTAGAACACTTTTAATAATGCTTATAAAGAGGCTTGATTAATTAGTACTTgcctttcgctttttttttttttttagtttggcGATGTAAAAACGCACACAATAGCGTGTCGATCTTTCCTCAAGAATTTTGTACAGCCAATCATTGATTTGATAATTGAATCTATGCGCTCTTATCCTtccgattttaataattaatataaatatcacgaTAAAGTGTGAGACTTGTCTATTTatcttaatctttttttacgaacatTGTTAAGAGATTCCTAGGACACCCtgttaattacaataataaaaaaaatattaattacttgatataaatataattgtattaatataagcTATTCATTAATGTGTTTTGATACAGGTAACGATGCTTTGTTTCTGAACATTACTCTGTACATCTGCTGCCAAGTAAAAATTTTGAGGGCCAATTTCCTTGACTTTGATACCGAAAGTCCGCAAATTTACGATCGTTTCAACGTATTAGTTAAAAGAcacaagtatttaataaaattggcTAGAGAACTTGCCGAAATGATTAGCTTTGTTCTactaatacaattatttattatcagtATACTTTTGTGCATAATGGGTAATGTAAATAGTATATCACTTATAAtgatcttaaaaaatattataaatatatactgtagatgtataaattaagaaataattttttttataggattTCAACTTATCGTGCAATTAGGTAAAAGTAATGTTattctaattacaaaaaatttaatggtTCAGAGTACTTTTCTAATGCAATTAACTTTATACGGCGTTATTGGGAACtatttaaaaactgaaatGGAAGAAATAGGTGTTTCCGTTTATCAAAGTACTTGGTATAAATTTCcatcaaaattaagaaaaacttTAATCTTAATCATTATGTGCTCAGAGTCACCAGTCACTTTACAGGCTGGGAATTTTATCGTGGTAAATCTAGCGACGTATGTAAGCATCTTAAAAGCATCGCTTTCATATTTGTCTGTACTACGTGTAATGGTAAAAGTGTGaaagttaaaaagtaaaaattaaaaagtaataactcaataaattttaaataaataattttaagaaaaaacgCTATTTAATTACCAGAAAGATATCAAACtgaaatcaaataataatatcagaaCGACATTCGGCGCACATTCCGATAGAAATACATGCGACTGTGTCTAACGTTCTAtacggtaaaaaaatatttgtttgcGGGAACGCAATTTGAACAACACAGTCATGTAAATTCTTgtgcgataataatttacaacgtaAATTTTCCGTAAAAGCATAactttctatattttattataattttgaatatagaCGAAGGGTGATGAGCGGGTATACGTTTCcggctaaataaaaaatgaatcgGAATAAAGGCATTACGTCTATATACCGAGCGCATCATCAGTCATTGGTAACAGTTACGGCTATTACCTCGATTCGATGGCGAATAAACAAT contains:
- the LOC139113520 gene encoding odorant receptor 13a-like, whose translation is MPPSIKSNWNSGMDYGFSVIRKMMWLVGVWPLQHDDMVCTYRWIIIFIIESLTVITLILEPLQNCGDTKDLLEVFLIIETGFHSWMNVVFARIYMKKLAVNVNSAIDDWSSSLTQKNSYKLMTRYARLGRIITVSQLMCGLIAAIVYNITIVVTNKPQIVIIGNETINLWTFVIPSTCLYRGISYSTHKALLLMQIVQSFILFVAECASDSFFFAITMHLSGQLELLRIRFVELIAKSGINNYRRILSTWIRRHYKLTMLAKNIEDTFNVIILIRLLITTIVIAVSGLRMLVSAKHQNFVDVVKSMIFVQFFIVQSFLFTHAGETLREQSESIVSTIYGTKWHKLPPVIVKDLIFIMMRSKIPLQITAGKFFYVTRSTTTDILKTALTYISFLQVTMDE
- the LOC139113504 gene encoding odorant receptor 13a-like, translated to MTDKRWNDDVAYVFYTHRLFLRVFGLWPLQTKTMFTKLRWGLSTMTQLVSLPLVMIGFFWSDQDAGSDIEYLTHFTGPSLAITKSLCLFVNQEKLGMNINAAIDDWISVEDNEKAKRIMKKYATRARILTFTLLYSVFGCFFAYISVILFINVKQIFFTDKNLADGNVTQWMFIFPIGSLSNLINRKQYTMIMTFQAVEVFIQSLILCVSDCLFFSVTMHLSGQINVLKNKIAVFAHKPDTETNYQKKFVELLNRHSELTKLYHNLEDSFNIYILIELVMNTIMLAFIGLRINICLNKKYYAEAIKSTCIANYILINSLIFTYGGEFLQQDSEDIFHALYAASWYTLPLALMKDIQFTMMKSNIPFRLTGGKFFFVNRETMMNILKTAASYVSVLRIAIEKYDDQ
- the LOC139113511 gene encoding odorant receptor 82a-like, which gives rise to MASERWKDDVAYAITPFKLMSWSIGVWPLEARNIYSLVRFVLGICSSIFMFIVPSVELYLGCTDAETNVDCLMLICCGILGLMKTIWFRLYTRNLANNYSSVIRDYLTVEDTKERAIMRKHAFMGRTFCCFMVCFSYFSCVLYGLIAMLSGNKNVNMTNEDAIFEYPVPSKCIMKNLNVPASTHKIFCIIDTVAMVLASTANHGNDALFLNITLYICCQVKILRANFLDFDTESPQIYDRFNVLVKRHKYLIKLARELAEMISFVLLIQLFIISILLCIMGFQLIVQLGKSNVILITKNLMVQSTFLMQLTLYGVIGNYLKTEMEEIGVSVYQSTWYKFPSKLRKTLILIIMCSESPVTLQAGNFIVVNLATYVSILKASLSYLSVLRVMVKV
- the LOC139113519 gene encoding odorant receptor 9a-like, which encodes MVHWNKDAIYALSSYKILAWPVGVWPIENDIFYSKLRYFFVMVSEILLTVTLLMDVYLSCENSSVDPIDTYAVTSSAVLVIFKLTLLQIQRSTLSNSLYSAIQDWSSIQDTKSREIMIQHARTGRMISLFLFYSGFIALTFYILRLLPVLNSTFEERAFVLPMSCLFKSVSNLEYVLITSYQVIQLFMTYAGNCCTEGIFVGVTMHLCGQFKILMIDFQRIDRYKRKHEKGNIVEELVVRHRKLLKLTNNIEDTYNIIILIQIFSSAILICITGFGLIVSWHIHDIVMTMKSIVIMIVMLMQCFLYTYAGDNLRDRSEALSFALYNCDWCSLPPNDIRDLAFIMIKTNIPIRLTAGKFFYVTRATFMDILKTAVSYLSALRVMIEKD
- the LOC139113518 gene encoding odorant receptor 10-like, which translates into the protein MRLAEWNAETSYVLTVYKYLLGALGLWVLNEKNLFSRIRWLTSTVIELTTIISLSLEVIHHCRGPEDTLEAFRSASASVTSISKLLLHRINWRYKLILVETIINDWTYVKSSYSRDIMLRYARVGRLGSSVFFYLGGASCVFLFSPVMYAKVHSLWASKEPSYNETSERRLFLAAYCVFGNYTSFGYDFIQILQIFQILVNAFSHCGNDGFFFDVTMHVCGQFKVLRVDFSQIKDKELLSKERLGIFLKRHHRLIYLAHNLQTAFSLVILSQLLMSVMLLCVEGFQLILTLSMHNNYAATQHLLFIFVLLVQLFLYCFAGQTLEFQSQELVFDIYNLPWYNFDVSVMKSLPLMILRATHPHRLTAGKFLPINFVCFKEILKASASYLSVLRVMLKT